A window from Triticum aestivum cultivar Chinese Spring chromosome 6D, IWGSC CS RefSeq v2.1, whole genome shotgun sequence encodes these proteins:
- the LOC100682501 gene encoding probable glycosyltransferase 2 yields MGQEGMGYSSGKAGGGGGGALPMTAARARGASPLSTHHRSRKISRTFNNVKITVLCGLVTILVLRGTIGLNLSLPSQPSDADALAGAKAVEDIDRILREIRSDSDPSDPTDSDLDSSSVLSNATALNSSEAAAAYAAAVGNYALGPNVSGWDEQRRRWLAQNKGFPATVPGGKPRILLVTGSQPGPCDNPLGDHYLLKSTKNKIDYCRFHDIEIVHNLAHLDNELAGYWAKLPLLRRLMLSHPEVEWIWWMDSDALFTDMAFELPLSRYDNHNLIIHGYHDLLFEKHSWIALNTGSFLFRNCQWSLDLLAAWAPMGPKGFIREEAGKILTAYLKGRPAFEADDQSALIYLLLSQKEKWMDKVYIENSYYLHGFWAGLVDKYEEMMENHHPGLGDERWPFVTHFVGCKPCGSYGDYPVDRCLKSMERAFNFADNQVLHLYGFAHKGLESPKIKRIRSQTTKPINDKENLDVKAKMSTTS; encoded by the coding sequence ATGGGGCAGGAGGGGATGGGCTACAGCAGCGGCAaggccggcggcggtgggggagGGGCCCTGCCGATGACGGCGGCGCGGGCGCGTGGGGCGTCGCCGCTCAGCACCCACCATCGGTCGCGGAAGATCAGCCGCACCTTCAACAACGTCAAGATCACCGTGCTTTGCGGCCTCGTCACCATCCTCGTCCTCCGGGGTACCATTGGGCTCAACCTCTCCCTTCCGTCCCAACCCTCCGACGCCGATGCCCTCGCAGGCGCCAAGGCCGTTGAGGACATCGACCGCATCCTCCGCGAGATCCGCTCCGACTCCGACCCCTCCGACCCCACCGACAGCGACCTCGACTCCTCCAGCGTCCTTTCCAACGCCACCGCACTCAACTCCtcggaagccgccgccgcctatGCCGCCGCCGTGGGCAACTACGCGCTCGGTCCCAACGTCTCTGGCTGGGACGAGCAGCGCCGACGGTGGCTCGCGCAGAACAAGGGCTTCCCAGCCACTGTCCCCGGCGGCAAGCCCAGGATCCTGCTTGTCACGGGGTCGCAACCAGGCCCTTGTGACAACCCGCTTGGCGACCACTACCTGCTCAAGAGCACCAAAAACAAGATCGACTACTGCCGCTTCCACGACATCGAGATCGTTCACAACCTTGCGCACCTCGACAACGAGCTCGCTGGTTACTGGGCCAAGCTGCCGCTGCTCCGCCGACTTATGCTCTCCCACCCGGAGGTCGAGTGGATCTGGTGGATGGACAGTGACGCCCTATTCACCGACATGGCCTTTGAGCTGCCTCTCTCGCGCTATGACAACCATAACCTCATCATTCACGGTTATCATGATCTCCTCTTTGAGAAGCATTCTTGGATCGCGCTCAACACCGGCAGCTTCCTCTTCCGGAACTGCCAGTGGTCACTCGATCTTCTCGCTGCGTGGGCTCCTATGGGGCCCAAGGGCTTCATCCGCGAGGAAGCCGGGAAGATACTCACCGCATACCTGAAGGGCCGTCCAGCATTCGAGGCTGACGACCAGTCTGCGTTGATATACCTCTTGCTCTCGCAGAAGGAGAAGTGGATGGACAAGGTGTATATAGAGAATTCATACTACTTGCACGGTTTCTGGGCTGGGCTGGTGGACAAGTACGAGGAGATGATGGAGAACCACCATCCAGGGCTTGGGGATGAGCGGTGGCCATTTGTGACACACTTTGTCGGGTGCAAGCCATGCGGAAGCTATGGTGATTACCCAGTAGACCGGTGTCTCAAGAGTATGGAGCGGGCATTTAATTTTGCCGATAACCAGGTGCTGCACCTGTATGGTTTCGCACACAAGGGGCTGGAAAGCCCTAAGATCAAAAGGATCAGGAGTCAGACCACAAAGCCTATTAATGACAAGGAGAACCTTGATGTGAAGGCCAAGATGTCGACCACTTCTTGA